The DNA segment TGAATATCAAATGGAATATAACCAATTTGGCAACTGCTTTTTAACAGTAATAGCTGATGAAGAATTTTTTGCGAGCTGTTCTTTTCCGGTGGTGATTGATCCCACAATAATTACAAAAACACAGTCAAATATGGTAGTAGGGCAGCACCACGACATAAACTCAAATATTGAACCTGCTTTTAAAGCAGAATGGCATAGGTTTTTAGGAATTAAAACTTACTATTATTATGCATATGTAAATTTAGGAACGCAGAACATCGCGGAGGATATTGGGGGCAAAATAGTTCTGTCTGCAGATTTAACAATCAGTTATGACAACATTAACAGTACAAATTTTGAACCAATGATAAAGTCGAATATTGCTTTTAGCAAAAATGACCCCATTCTATATGCTTTGCCATATACTCCTCAAAACAATTCTACTAAAAAATTATCTATTAATGTTACCACTTATCTTATAGACTATTTAGACAAGGCAGTAATATCTATAAGAGATAAAAACGAAAAAGATACAACTTTTTCGAATCCGATATTAACAATTTATTATACAGAACCAAGCGCTGATTATAATATATCTCAAGATATGGGTGCCAGCGGCCAGGGTATTGTAAATCTTTATACCGGCAAAATGAATTATTTTTATGAAGATGTTGTTATAGAAGATGGCTATATGCCCATTGATGTAAGCCACATTTATGATGAGAATTTTGGAGATGCATTTAATATTGCCCATGGCTTTAAGCTTAATCTTCAGCAAACACTCATTAAAGAGAATAATCAGTTTTATTGTTATACAGACGCGATGGGCAAAAAATATTATTTTACAAATGAAATAAACCCATACAATTCCGAACTTGGACTGAAAATATATCAAAAGAGCGGTTATATCTTTGCCATAGACAGATTTGGTAATTCTATGATATTTACAAGCGGTGGCTATTTAACTCAAGTTCATCAGTATCCTTCAACATATGAAAACCCAAAACAAGCTTTAATGCTTCAGATTAATTTGGAAACTTCAAATAGTCCTAAAATATTGAGTGTCACTAATAACAGAACAATATTAAACTTTTATTATAACAGCGATAACTGTCTAAGTGAAATCAGGAGAGCCGACAACGTAATTGTGTCATTGTATGACGGTGAAATGTGGTCTGGCAGTTATTATTTATATTATGCAGACAAGCATATAGATTTAGGTAGTTTTTACAGAACATACTTTGGTTATGGAGACAACACGGGCACTATGCTAACGCATATAGGATTGGAAACTAATAATCCTTATGATTTGATTTATACTTATACATCAGGAAAGATAAGTAATATTTATACATATTATATGGACAATGCAATTAAAATTGATAGGAATGTCGGCTTATTATATTATGATCATGTCCCCAACGGCTATTATGAAGATGGCAGGGGTGTTTCGAAAAGTGTTGTTTTAAATGAGGATAATGTTTATCGGCATGTTTCGTTTTCTAACAACGATGTTATTGCCGATTATGCCTATGAAATGGACGGTTTTCAAATGACACCGCTTAATGCTGAATCCAACGAATTTGACTATTTTAGTTTTATTGATACTTATGGCACTACGAGAGATGCAGTGCCGATTGATAATATATTAACTTATAACTCAACAACTACAAGACCTGTTATGGGTGGCAGTGGAACAAACAGTTATATACTTTCATTATGGGTAAAAATATCTCCAAACGCATATACTCCTGAAATCACGGCAACGGCACGAAATGGAGGTGTGAATCTTAAAACTTTATCTTATACATTTAATAAAAATCTTTCAGGCTGGCAGTTTGGCACAATTGTGTTTAAGAATTTGACCAATGTGACGGCACTAGCGATGCTTTGCGAAGACATGGAAGAAGTCAGAGATCTGCGCCTTGTCCGTCTGCCTAACCAACCCAGCACTCTTCAAACACAAGATATGTCACCCAAATATAATTCAGATAAACAATTAGAAAGTATTGGTAAATATAACGCTTCAGATGGGACTATTTCAATTTTTACATATGTATATGATGCTCCGGATGTTTTACATCCTGAATACCCCGGGGTTATACTAAGAATTACCGAAAAAATAAATGGTGTTCAGCGGAGCAAAATTGAGTATGGTTATGACGGTAATAACAATCTTGAATCAATAGTAACATATAGTTCATTAACTAGCGATTGTATCATATCCGGCTATTATTATGATGCTTTTGGCCGAGTAATTAATGCAATGGATGGAAATGGTGTTCAAACCGACTACGTCTATAATGATGATGGCACAGTAACCACCAAAGTTTTTGGTATTGATACGATTTATGGCGGCAGTACTGATATAAGCGTGACAGATAAATATTATCAGGGTAGTGGACTTTTGAAGTCCACCAATACCGGCGGAACTTTTGACAGCAACAGCGGACAGTTAATAGGTGGCATAGCAACAAGTTTTGATTACACTAATTTTGGTGGGCTGCAGATTATAAATCATAACGGGTTTAATAGTATTTTTACTTATGATAGCAATAAGAATATTGAAAGCATCAGTGTAGCCAATCAACAGCTTGTGGATTATAATTATTCTCAGACTCAAGATTTAGTTAACTATGCCAACGGGCAAGGTATTAAGTATAATTATGATACCAACGGCTATTTAGACAACATGACAGATCGAAGCAATAATCCTATTGCAACGTTTGGCTATAATAACGTGGGTTGGCTGACTTCGGCGAGCAATGTGAATGGAGTTAATTATACCTATAATTATACACCAAATTCACAGGTAAGCGGGCAGGTTTTTGGCTATAATGTTGTTAATACTTACAACATGGAAGCCCGTTATTTTGCTGCTGGCGACACAGGTTATCCAACTAAGGAAGAGTATTATTACCTCAATGTACTTAGGGATAAAGCCGAGTATAACTACAACGCTAACGGCACACTCGGCGGTATTAACAAAATCAATACAAGCATAACCTATGGCTATGGTCCAAACTACAGGATAACTTCTGCAAACATATTGTTTAACGGAAGAAATTATACTCATTCCTATGAGTATTGCCCTCTTGCAAGTTCTGTGACAAGCAACATGGTACAAGCCAGCGACTTTAGCATTAATAATATTTGGAAAAACGGATATACATATACTTATCACCGCACAGGCAATATTGAGAGTGTATGTGACAGCGACGGCAATTATCTGATGTGGTATTATTATGACAAGTATGACAGACTGATTAGAGAGTATAATGTGCCGGCAAACAGAATATATAACTACACTTATAACAACGGCGGAAATATAACGCAGAAAGACGAATATGATTTGAGCTGGAACTGGGTAACACAAACTTTATACTATTATGACAATCCTTGGAAGGACCTGCTCACCTCGTATAAGGTTTGGACTACCAGCGGCTGGTCAAGTGTTATTCCTGTAGTTTATGACGCCGCCGGTAATCCCACCAGCTATATGGATAAGACAATGACATGGCAGAACGGCCGGGAGCTGGCATCAGTGACCACAGGCAACAGTTCGGCAGCATATCAGTATGACCACAACGGCTTGCGTATACGAAAAACTACAGGGATATTTAATAATAATCTTTACTTCTGGGAAGGTAACAGATTATTGTGTGAGAGTGCTGGATTTGGCAATTCACGATGGTTTCTCTATGACCAAACCGGCATTTATGGTTTTAATTACAGTCCCCTCATCGGCAGTGTTGACTATATCTATGAAAAGAATATATTTGGAGACATAATCGGCATCTACCGCGTGAGTGACGGCGTGAAGATGGGCAGCTACGAATATGATGCGTGGGGAAAGATTCTGGCTATCAAAGACGGCAGCGGTAACATAGTGCTTCCTACCGACACAAACAACATAATGAACCAAAACCCCTTCAGATACCGCAGTTATTATTATGACAATGAAACAGGCTTTTACTATCTGCAATCACGTTACTACGACCCAAGCATAGGAAGATTCATTAACGCCGATGAGCCCAGTGCATTGTATAGTAATGCCGGAATGACCTTTGGAGCTAATCTGTATGCGTATTGTCTGAATAACCCTGTGATGTATACTGATTCTACGGGGTATGGGCCTTTTGCAGATTATTTCAGCGGAGTGTGGGACGGTATAAAAGCCACAGCTG comes from the Christensenellaceae bacterium genome and includes:
- a CDS encoding RHS repeat-associated core domain-containing protein, which gives rise to MKTEKIQKSGLIISIALLLIIAFTFLATFQTTQAVVSHIRENSVNSLANAPINLSGNRTDRDDSFISRELFDEPEYDTTEIIGEDISKRTETSKTFIQVDGTFVMQEYGVPVHYLYDDKYLDIDNKLNESLENASNSFKVSFSDGSRENLVNISDEYGGISMMPILTETQRKDSTNIYVYDSRKNTQLVGSGKNSLVGDWGNGNETQKNLNKDQSNLVRTRALEYNINNLDALDSLNIKSDNLKNTLTNTFANHNSAVLYKNIIDDVDIQYIIEGKSLKENIIINAPLNQYIFKFEMGLEDLVPHKASNGDILITNQKGELVYIIPKGYMIDAAGIYSDSVEYQMEYNQFGNCFLTVIADEEFFASCSFPVVIDPTIITKTQSNMVVGQHHDINSNIEPAFKAEWHRFLGIKTYYYYAYVNLGTQNIAEDIGGKIVLSADLTISYDNINSTNFEPMIKSNIAFSKNDPILYALPYTPQNNSTKKLSINVTTYLIDYLDKAVISIRDKNEKDTTFSNPILTIYYTEPSADYNISQDMGASGQGIVNLYTGKMNYFYEDVVIEDGYMPIDVSHIYDENFGDAFNIAHGFKLNLQQTLIKENNQFYCYTDAMGKKYYFTNEINPYNSELGLKIYQKSGYIFAIDRFGNSMIFTSGGYLTQVHQYPSTYENPKQALMLQINLETSNSPKILSVTNNRTILNFYYNSDNCLSEIRRADNVIVSLYDGEMWSGSYYLYYADKHIDLGSFYRTYFGYGDNTGTMLTHIGLETNNPYDLIYTYTSGKISNIYTYYMDNAIKIDRNVGLLYYDHVPNGYYEDGRGVSKSVVLNEDNVYRHVSFSNNDVIADYAYEMDGFQMTPLNAESNEFDYFSFIDTYGTTRDAVPIDNILTYNSTTTRPVMGGSGTNSYILSLWVKISPNAYTPEITATARNGGVNLKTLSYTFNKNLSGWQFGTIVFKNLTNVTALAMLCEDMEEVRDLRLVRLPNQPSTLQTQDMSPKYNSDKQLESIGKYNASDGTISIFTYVYDAPDVLHPEYPGVILRITEKINGVQRSKIEYGYDGNNNLESIVTYSSLTSDCIISGYYYDAFGRVINAMDGNGVQTDYVYNDDGTVTTKVFGIDTIYGGSTDISVTDKYYQGSGLLKSTNTGGTFDSNSGQLIGGIATSFDYTNFGGLQIINHNGFNSIFTYDSNKNIESISVANQQLVDYNYSQTQDLVNYANGQGIKYNYDTNGYLDNMTDRSNNPIATFGYNNVGWLTSASNVNGVNYTYNYTPNSQVSGQVFGYNVVNTYNMEARYFAAGDTGYPTKEEYYYLNVLRDKAEYNYNANGTLGGINKINTSITYGYGPNYRITSANILFNGRNYTHSYEYCPLASSVTSNMVQASDFSINNIWKNGYTYTYHRTGNIESVCDSDGNYLMWYYYDKYDRLIREYNVPANRIYNYTYNNGGNITQKDEYDLSWNWVTQTLYYYDNPWKDLLTSYKVWTTSGWSSVIPVVYDAAGNPTSYMDKTMTWQNGRELASVTTGNSSAAYQYDHNGLRIRKTTGIFNNNLYFWEGNRLLCESAGFGNSRWFLYDQTGIYGFNYSPLIGSVDYIYEKNIFGDIIGIYRVSDGVKMGSYEYDAWGKILAIKDGSGNIVLPTDTNNIMNQNPFRYRSYYYDNETGFYYLQSRYYDPSIGRFINADEPSALYSNAGMTFGANLYAYCLNNPVMYTDSTGYGPFADYFSGVWDGIKATA